From the genome of Populus alba chromosome 10, ASM523922v2, whole genome shotgun sequence, one region includes:
- the LOC118060097 gene encoding transcription factor SRM1, translating to MHQDFNFQTRCLTQSPHATAAATRWTREEDKIFEQALTIFPENLPDRWQSIANHIRKPAWEVKEHYDILVHDVLAIDSGRVELPTYRDDESVSWESSGGDGGMVAAGAPPSGQICFGGKAKQDTERKKGTPWTEDEHKLFLVGLNKFGKGDWRSISRNVVITRTPTQVASHAQKYFLRQNSVKKERKRSSIHDITSVDNNTVGPSADDYWNSPPGPPTNQDGPPGLGYQNFRFQM from the exons ATGCATCAAGACTTTAACTTTCAAACTCGGTGCTTGACTCAGTCACCTCATGCCACAGCAGCCGCCACTCGCTGGACTCGCGAGGAAGACAAGATTTTTGAACAGGCTTTAACTATCTTCCCTGAGAATTTGCCAGATCGGTGGCAGAGCATTGCAAACCATATCAGAAAACCAGCGTGGGAAGTGAAAGAACATTATGATATTTTGGTTCACGACGTTCTTGCAATAGATTCGGGCCGTGTTGAATTGCCAACTTATAGGGATGATGAATCTGTGAGTTGGGAATCCAGCGGCGGCGACGGCGGGATGGTCGCTGCGGGTGCGCCGCCGTCTGGACAGATTTGTTTTGGTGGCAAAGCAAAGCAAGACACGGAACGGAAGAAAGGCACACCATGGACTGAGGATGAACACAA GCTGTTCTTGGTTGGATTGAATAAATTCGGCAAGGGTGATTGGAGGAGCATCTCAAGGAATGTGGTCATTACCAGAACACCAACACAAGTAGCCAGCCATGCACAGAAGTACTTCCTCCGCCAGAATTCGGTgaagaaagagaggaagagaTCGAGCATTCATGACATTACCTCAGTGGATAACAATACTGTTGGTCCTTCAGCTGATGATTACTGGAACTCTCCGCCTGGCCCTCCAACTAATCAAGACGGGCCACCGGGTTTGGGTTATCAAAACTTTAGATTTCAAATGTAA